From one Ammospiza caudacuta isolate bAmmCau1 chromosome 8, bAmmCau1.pri, whole genome shotgun sequence genomic stretch:
- the TBR1 gene encoding T-box brain protein 1, protein MQLEHCLSPSIMLSKKFLNVSSSYPHAGGSELALHDHPIISTTDNLERSSPLKKITRGMTNQSDTDNFPDSKDTPGDVQRNKLSPVLDGVSELRHSFDGSAADRYLLSQSSQPQSAASAPSTMFPYPSQHGPAHPAFSIASPSRYMAHHPVITNGAYNSLLSNSSPQGYPTAGYPYPQQYGHSYQGAPFYQFSSTQPGLVPGKAQVYLCNRPLWLKFHRHQTEMIITKQGRRMFPFLSFNISGLDPTAHYNIFVDVILADPNHWRFQGGKWVPCGKADTNVQGNRVYMHPDSPNTGAHWMRQEISFGKLKLTNNKGASNNNGQMVVLQSLHKYQPRLHVVEVNEDGTEDTNQPGRVQTFTFPETQFIAVTAYQNTDITQLKIDHNPFAKGFRDNYDTIYTGCDMDRLTPSPNDSPRSQIVPGARYAMAGSFLQDQFVSNYAKSRFHPGAGAGPGPGADRSVPHTNGLLSPQQAEDPGAPSPQRWFVAPANNRLDFAASAYDTATDFAGNAATLLSYAAAGVKALPLQAAGCAGRPLGYYADPSGWGARSPPQYCSKSGSVLSCWPNSAAAARMAAGNPYLGEEAESLAPERSPLPGAEDSKPKDLSDSSWIETPSSIKSIDSSDSGIYEQAKRRRISPSDTPVSESSSPLKSEVLTQRDCEKTCAKDIGYYGFYSHS, encoded by the exons ATGCAGCTGGAGCATTGTCTTTCTCCCTCTATCATGCTCTCCAAGAAATTTCTCAATGTGAGCAGCAGTTACCCACATGCAGGCGGATCTGAGCTTGCCTTGCATGATCATCCCATTATCTCGACCACTGACAACCTGGAGAGAAGTTCacctttgaaaaaaattaccaggGGGATGACGAATCAGTCAGATACAGACAATTTTCCTGACTCCAAGGACACACCAGGGGACGTCCAGAGAAATAAACTCTCTCCCGTCTTGGACGGGGTCTCTGAGCTTCGTCACAGTTTCGATGGATCTGCTGCAGATCGCTATCTGCTCTCTCAGTCCAGCCAGCCCCagtctgctgcctctgctcctagTACCATGTTCCCTTATCCCAGCCAGCATGGACCTGCTCACCCAGCCTTCTCCATCGCCAGCCCCAGCCGCTACATGGCTCATCATCCTGTGATCACCAACGGAGCTTATAACAGCCTCCTGTCCAACTCTTCTCCGCAAGGCTACCCCACGGCGGGCTACCCGTACCCCCAGCAGTATGGCCATTCCTACCAAGGGGCACCTTTCTACCAGTTCTCCTCCACCCAGCCGGGGCTGGTTCCCGGCAAGGCTCAGGTCTACCTGTGCAACAGGCCACTCTGGCTGAAATTTCACCGGCACCAGACGGAGATGATCATCACCAAGCAGGGAAG gCGCATGTTCCCTTTCCTAAGCTTTAATATTTCTGGTCTCGACCCTACGGCTCACTACAATATTTTTGTGGATGTAATTTTGGCGGACCCCAATCACTGGAGATTTCAGGGAGGCAAATGGGTTCCTTGCGGCAAGGCGGACACCAATGTACAAG GAAACCGGGTGTATATGCATCCCGACTCCCCCAACACGGGAGCCCACTGGATGCGTCAGGAAATCTCCTTTGGGAAACTAAAACTTACAAACAATAAAGGAGCATCAAACAACAACGGGCAG ATGGTGGTTTTGCAGTCCCTTCACAAGTACCAACCTCGCTTGCATGTGGTGGAGGTGAACGAAGACGGGACGGAGGATACCAACCAGCCGGGCAGAGTGCAGACATTCACGTTCCCCGAGACGCAGTTCATTGCCGTCACCGCCTACCAAAACACCGAT ATCACACAGCTGAAAATAGATCACAACCCTTTCGCAAAAGGATTCCGAGATAATTATGACAC GATCTACACGGGCTGCGACATGGACCGGCTGACGCCTTCCCCCAACGACTCGCCCCGCTCGCAGATCGTGCCCGGGGCCCGCTATGCCATGGCCGGCTCCTTCCTCCAGGACCAGTTCGTGAGTAACTACGCCAAGTCCCGCTTCCATCCCGGGGCAGGAGCCGGCCCGGGGCCCGGCGCCGACCGCAGCGTGCCCCACACCAACgggctgctctccccacagcaAGCCGAGGACCCGGGGGCCCCCTCGCCGCAGCGCTGGTTCGTCGCCCCCGCCAACAACCGCCTCGACTTCGCCGCCTCCGCCTACGACACGGCCACCGACTTCGCCGGCAACGCGGCCACGCTGCTGTCCTACGCGGCCGCGGGCGTCAAGGCGCTGCCGCTGCAGGCGGCCGGCTGCGCGGGGCGGCCGCTGGGCTACTACGCCGACCCGTCGGGCTGGGGGGCCCGCAGTCCCCCGCAGTACTGCAGCAAGTCGGGCTCGGTGCTCTCCTGCTGGCCCAacagcgcggcggcggcgcgcaTGGCCGCCGGCAACCCCTACCTGGGGGAGGAGGCGGAGAGCCTGGCCCCCGAGCGGTCCCCCTTGCCGGGCGCTGAGGACTCCAAGCCCAAAGATTTGTCCGACTCCAGCTGGATCGAGACGCCGTCGTCCATTAAGTCCATCGACTCCTCCGATTCTGGGATTTACGAGCAGGCCAAAAGGAGGCGGATCTCCCCCTCGGACACCCCGGTGTCCGAGAGCTCCTCGCCCCTCAAGAGCGAGGTGCTTACTCAGCGGGACTGCGAAAAGACCTGCGCCAAGGACATCGGCTATTACGGCTTCTACTCGCACAGCTAG